The Lycium barbarum isolate Lr01 chromosome 10, ASM1917538v2, whole genome shotgun sequence genome includes a region encoding these proteins:
- the LOC132614440 gene encoding pEARLI1-like lipid transfer protein 1 codes for MASMKTTCLDLFLLVNILFFSLVCASPKPMPKPMPTLKPPTPMTMPTPTPTPTPTPMPMPTPTPMPTPKPMPTPSLSSQDKCSIDTLKLGVCANVLDNLLGVRIGNPSNKPCCSLIQGLVDLDAALCLCIAINANVLGINLNVPISLSLILNACDKKVPSGFQCPN; via the coding sequence ATGGCTTCTATGAAAACCACCTGCCTTGATCTCTTTCTTCTTGTAAACattctttttttctctcttgtGTGTGCATCGCCTAAACCAATGCCAAAGCCGATGCCAACGCTAAAGCCGCCAACACCAATGACGATGCCAACGCCAACGCCAACGCCGACGCCAACGCCAATGCCGATGCCAACACCAACGCCTATGCCGACACCGAAGCCAATGCCAACCCCGAGTCTCAGCTCCCAAGACAAGTGCTCTATTGATACTCTCAAATTAGGTGTTTGTGCTAATGTTCTTGACAATTTACTTGGAGTTAGAATTGGAAATCCATCAAACAAACCTTGTTGTTCTCTCATTCAAGGACTTGTTGATCTTGATGCTGCTCTTTGTTTATGCATTGCCATTAACGCAAATGTTCTTGGAATCAACCTTAACGTCCCTATTTCTCTAAGCCTTATTCTCAATGCTTGTGATAAAAAAGTTCCATCTGGCTTCCAGTGTCCTAATTGA